The Lolium rigidum isolate FL_2022 chromosome 1, APGP_CSIRO_Lrig_0.1, whole genome shotgun sequence region ccacaccaaaaACACACCCACAAGAGAACAAcacggaaagaaaaaaaaaagcaacctCTAAACCAACTAGAACCAACGACTTAAGAGCACAACATCGCAAAGAAGTCCCGACATGACAACCCAAAAGGAGTCGAACAATTAATCTGCTGCTGAAACTTTTCTTGTTACGGTCTCTTCCTTCTTTTACCTTCTAagagacttctccaccttcttcaTCATTTCCTCTGAGGCCTTACTCACCAAGACGCAAGCAATTTCCTTGCTATATCCAGGGCTAGCGACCTCCAAACTAGCGAGCAACCCGTTCAGAGCTAGGCACCAACACTACTCTACAGTCCAAAGAGGCGAGGGACTGGAAAGGCTCCGACTGCTGTGGCGAGGGTGTCGTGGCCACCTCCAAGGTCTCAAAAGAGCACAACACCGACGGAAGCACCGCATGAGAATGCCCATGCAACTCATGTAGCTCTAGCGTGATCTGCAAAATGGAGCCAACAACTCGTCTATGTCCTCACTCTCAGAGTCAACCGACACAACAGGTTGCAGCGACTGGCAGGGGCTGCCATGAGAAGAGAAACACCTGTAGAGATGTTCTTCCTCAACCACAGATGGCTTCTGCTCTGTGGAGCCAAGAGGAAGCGAAGCCTGCACGGTGGTGAGCTCGTACACCAGAAGAACATGCCTTCGTCGGCTCCAAAGAATCACCAACGTGTGCCAACAACAACTTGAGACTTGCCACCTCCTCACGGAGGGGGCGAGACACCTCCTCGACGCGCATAGCAACCAATTGAGTGAGCTCCATGCGCAACAAGGCAAATTGACACTGAAAGTGGGAGTCCAAACTAGCGTTGACATTGACCTCGTCGAAACACCTTGGAGAGGATCTTGGTGGCGATGTTGCAGGCGACGGCGAGTGGCACACGACCTCAACCCAACTCAAGGACGTCGAGGGACGACAAGGCTGAGCGGGCGGAGAGTGACTATgctggcaaggagcacatgagtgCGGAGATCGAGCATGAGTGTCCGGAGAGCGAGAACGAGCAGCGGGAAAGCGCGCCCGGCAAAAACGCTCCCGATGACCATGATGATGACACCGGATGCATCTGAAAGGTGCACTACATGTGTTGACCTGGTGGTCACCTCGAAGCACCGAAAGCATCTTCCACGAGCCCAACACTTAAAGGCAAGACTACGCTTAAGGCCTTCCTTCTGAAGCAAAGACGATGGCTCGCGGCCAGGGCGGCCACCCCGACCCACTTGTACCCAgtcttccttgttctccaagagcGAAGTTACCGATTTATAATGTGTCTTGAAGGGCCAAAATTACCACTACCGAGCCTTGCCAAAATTTTGGCACCATTGAAGCTGCTAGAGGCGAAATAGCAAAGTTTGACAAAAGAATGAACTGGGAAGTTATGAAATGAAATCTAAGAGCTCGTTTGTCACCCATTCATTTCATTCATTTGGTAAAAATGAAATGACATTGATGATATCATTTCATTTGACAGGCTCCAAAAGCAAAAGCCCGAACATAAATCGATGATGCGGGCTAGCACAAGCTAGATCATCAGAAGCCAGACTTTTGAAGTACAACGCCAGATAACATATCAACGAGAGCACGAGCATCGAAGGAGTATCCCCTTGTCACAACCCGTTGCATGGTTACCAGGACGTGAGCTTCAATATCAACCGGACACAAGTGGATGTTTGTGGAGAACACCCGAACCTGAGGAAGAAGATAGGGACTGGAAGGAAGAAGAAAGCATTCTTCAGTTCATTCTGTTCTGTCGTCATCGTGTTGACCTCCTGTCTCTTTATCCTTTCCTCTCTCACGATCAATATGTTGGGCCGAGGCCATGCCAATAGCCCATCACTCAAGTGCGGCCCATAGAGTACTTCGGGTGTTACACTTACACCCCTGTTCCTCCTATTCTAGAAACGGGACAACTGAGGGTGTAGAGAGAGCAAAGTACTTGAAATCTAGTCTGGATATATAAATAGTCAGCTGTTGATATAAAGATAGCATTCTAAGCTTCACAGCGGTCTCTGGTACAATTTTCACAAGAACAGTTTATAActggaaaaagaaaagcaaacaaGGCTCTCGGCTCTCAAATTCATCCCACATGGGAAGAGAGAAGGTTGGGCGCTATAAGCAGAACCACTGTTCAACTGTAAGACAGAGCACCGAGTAACTGGGTTGTGTATCCTGTTGCAGATTTCACACCACCCCGGAAGGAAGCCGCAGCACAAGTTGTCCACCAACAACACTGCACCAAAAGAAACCACTTTTTAGCATCGGATGTTTTAACTCTTTGCATAAGTGATAGCAGAGGCTTGATTACGTACCTCTTTACATAGTAGTAGCAGAAATCTGCAAGGATGAACGTCTGGACGATTTCAGAGAGAAGCACCATCGAAGGCCACATACCATAGCCCAGGGCAGTCAACAATCTGCCACGTGTATCCAAGACCTACAGAGAAAATGTAGTACCACTATTTAGTTTAGATGGACCCAAATCACTGTAACATAGTTTACCATATTTTAGAATCCCAACAATAAGGATGATGTGATACCATGCACTACAAGTTACagattgatttctcaaaaataatgcAGCTAAACATGCATACGCTGACAAGATATAATCGAACATACAATTAGGTAGAACTATATGGTTTAATGGGATATAATACATCAGGTATGAACATGAATGATCACGGTGGTAACAACAGAATATAACTCGATTCAAAAACAGTGGATTGTCTTTACTTTATAATGTGTAAACAATGTACTACACAGCAATGAGAGCCTCAGAAAaatgataaaataaaataagcaaCGAGAGGTGATGTTTTGGTTTATATCTGTATAACGAAACTGTGTATTCATTTTCCCAAAAAGGATCTGTTTTGTTCATCTAAGGTATATATATAGAAAACAGATGACTATTTTCGAATATTTCATAGTGCGAATGGTCTGAATGCAGTTTGTGCTGGCACATTTGctatgataaaaaaaaattgtagaCTCTTAACAAGAAAAAAGACAGAAAAAAGAACCTGAAGGACCCAGTGTGCACAGCTAAGAAACCTTGCAACACCCAATGCAAACACATAATGAGCTGTGAACGGTTCAACAATCTGCTCAAAAAATATATAGAAGTCAGATAATTATGGCCATTCAACTCTGCAACCATGGGATTATGGATGTTCTATTGTTGCAGTAGTTACCTTTGTGTTCTGCATCAAGCGCAACTGGGGCAGCACTGAAACAGCTTCCAAGTAAACACAGAAGGCCCAGCAGATCCGATTGACCATGAAATGTGACGTTGAAGGGTGGGAGAAAAACGCGAGCACAAAACAAGGAACCACCTGGACAGTAAGTCTAGTAAGATAATATGTTTGGCAAAAAGACGAGGTTCACAAGATGAATGGATTAACAATATGGAAAACAAGCCAACACCAGGGGCAGATGAACAACTCTTTCTAAAGTGATACTGAGATCTTATAGCAATTTTGTGGATCTAAAAAAATACAACCAGGATATGATCTTGGAAGTGAGAACTGAAGTCGGAGAAGTGATTTAAGAAATTAAATGCCACAATCAATTAATGTTTTAATAGCCTAAATCATCACAGTTTTACAGTCGAGAAGTTGATGCTGTTCTTACCACATAGTACAATGGAAAGTTGTCCTTTTCCAGCATATAAGTCGCCCTCAGTCTGAACCGAATCATGTAAATGACAAAAAGAGTAGCTACTAGTGTAGCTGAATCCAGTAtagtatggatgtcatattccatAACAAAGCTGCAGTACAACCTAACAGCCAGGAATAGTGCTGTCAATTCCTGAGACTTGAGTGATAGTCCTGAAAAGATTCAAAGAGGGAAAGTTTTGAGCAAGTCAGAGCATGAGCATGAAATTAGCCCAGCAATGATCATAAACAAATGATGTCAACGGAAAAATAGTGTATCACCGAATTGTGAATTTTACACACAACGATACATAAGTTACTGCATTATTAGAGCACATCAGTCATTTGTATGCACTTTACTATCAGAGACTGCCCAGTTTGTCCTTTAATGGAAACCTGGAAGGTGGTTGCAAATTCCAGTAATTGATAAGTGAGAAGGCAGATTCTGTGACCATACAAATATCCATTTGCATACAATTTCACAGCTGCTTTCATTAATATTTGTCTGTTCTTTTCAGGAAATAGTGTTTAATTTGCACCCTCCACGGATCTTGTTTCCATTAATAGAGCATAGGGATAAGGTCATTCCAGTACTCCACACAAATAAATCAGGGAAGTTTCTGAAGAACAGCAAGACCACGGCAGGGACAGGtgttcaagttttttttttcgatacaGAGGTGTTCAAGTAGGGACTGAAAAGGGGCGCGATTTAACAACATTCATCTCTGCACCAAAAGATGAAAGTCTAAACAAAACACTTTATGCACTATCACATACACCACACTGGTCAGAACAAACTCTGCTACAATCTTATTGATATAAGATTGCAACCAAATTTCGAGAACAGGCACATATCGTGAGCTGCCTGCATTTTGCCACATAACTGCTACAGTAGACAGATGCAGCTACACTCCGCAGGCGGAACAGGCCAATTGGATTGAACAGGCAAAAGATTTATCCTTGCACAAACAGTACCACCGTTTCCCAAAGCAGCAAGTGCGTACAAAGTATTACTAGGACACATCGCAAGTCGCGGGCAGTATGCTAACAGTTGGTTCATAGATTTACAGGTCTCGCCCTAAAAAAAGCAAAGAGTTGTCTAGGCAAATCGGGTTCATATATTCCGAAAAAGTAATCATTCAGCAACCAAAGGCAGGTAATTTGAACCCAAAAAATATAACATACGAGGATGACAATAAGCTTGACTGAAAAGAAACGCACCCTAAAAATACAGGTAAGCAGAAACGTACTAAAAGGGGCATAACTTTCCGAGAAAAAACAGATCAGACCGCGGTGGAATCACGCGAGCTCGACGGATCGAGGGGGTAGCTTTGGAAAAGAGGGGGCAAGAGAAGGGGGGAGCGAGCGAACCAGCGCAGGTCCTCTCCTTGGTGAGCTTGTAGATGAGGACGCCGATGCCGAGCGCGTGCGCGGcctcggcggcgacgaagaggttGTCGTGGTCGTGGACGATGAAGCGGATGAAGACGAGCGCGGCCAtgcccgcgacgacggcgaggaaagCCTTGACCTTTGGCGGCTGCCGCCGCACCcacgccaccaccacccccatcGGCCTCCGCGCCGGCCTCATCTCCTCCTCCCCGCTGCTCCGGTCACCctgctaccaccaccaccgccgcggcGAGCGAGCACGATCGGAGAAGGGCTTGCCCCGTGCAGTGCGTGCGTGCGGCGCGTCGCGTGAGTGGTCTGGTCTTTGGTTTTGCAGGAGAAGAAGATTGGTGCGCGCAGTAATGGCCCGGGCCGGGTTGGGTTTGCTGCAGCTGTTCTGTTCCGTTCCGTCCCGTCCCGTCCTCGGGATGTCAGGTTAAAAACACGCAGGTCCCATGAAAAACAAATCCATACGGTTCTAAAAGAAGGAAAAATCCATATAAAACCGTAGGATATATCTGAGGTTATCTTGCTTTGATGAGTCATCAGTGTTTCAGCAGATTTTGTTATTATTATACACGAATAACTTCCTCCAACTGATTGATACTGGCAATATTATGCACAGATTTTTATTGAAAAAAATTAATTACATGCCAGGAAAAGGTACTAGTACTACTATATATAATATCAACTATCCTGAAATATTATTAGTGGAATCTTAATTACTAGTATTATCATCATTTGGTGGATGTATATAAAGTTAAAATCCCCTCTAATTATTTCAATATTAGTTACAAAAATCTCTCTTGCTCAAAAAATTATTAGTTACAAAAATCTTTGTTATTTTTTCAGGGAAGACCATCATAGTTAGATTTATTAATATCAAATAATGATCACATTGTTTAGGCGAATTTGTAAAAGAAAGCTAGGGGTTCATCGGTCCAATTACATGACAGTTGAGACATAAAACAGTTTCTAGCTATATTATGAGCAACTtcattcatctctctctcccaaaaTGTATGAATTCAACATTCCCAATAGTTCATGATTGTTGCATAATATTTGAAAAGATAGCTATGACGTCATTCCATATACGATCCTCTCCTATATGGTCTCAAGCGAATCTGATTATGCTTCTACATCATTGCACCCCAACGAGTTTGCAAATGCCGGACGATGGAGCATACCTAATGCTTTCGCATGTTTCCCAAAGCAACACGTTCTTTCTTTCTTAGTTATTATGTAAAGtcggttttcatgttttatgtatttTGTAACTTTTGGAGGGCTGATGACTTCGTCTTAATTAAAATCCAGACTCATTTCGAACCTTTTGTCTAAATTATTAGTTACAAAACACAATCCCTTTGATAATttgttttttctttcatttttatTTATTCGTACTTTATCCGTAAGTGTCCTTTTCAAGACCCACGATGTACATTCTTAAGCCTTCatgttattttttttttgaaatgctaCCTCTTTCGCCGTTGAAAGAACCCAACACAAGTGCGCCTTCTAGTTGAAATGGCAAATTTTGTTTCGTTGCTATTTAGAGTTCCTTGGATAATACTGTAATTATATTTATCGGCCATGAATTCGTGAATTATGTATGATTGATCTATGGTTTTAAATCtcagtgggttatagggcttatTTCTTTTATAGTGGCGTGTTGAATCTCCGTGCGGCGTAGTCCACAATTCCTGATAGTTGCATTAAGTGTTCCAGACAATCAACCCTGATCAACGAACACGAAATAGGTAGTCCCAATGCGAAGAGGACCCAGATGACAAGGGGGGCACATTGCCTGCTAACCGTCGCCTAGCTCCTAGTTGGGCTTGCACAAGAAGAGACTTGAGCCGGCTCACGTCAAGTCTGTTCAAGGAAGTTAACGACCAAGACGCCAAGAAGAGTTGCCTTGTAAGCCAAGTTCATTAGATCGACTCACACTAGGACTCCAAGGCCCGAACCGAGCCAGGGTGTACCACTGTAAGCATTGTGTCACCACCTTTATAAGGTGGCACGAGACGATCCCTAAAGGATGGAAACAGTAAACAAGAGCCGTTACCAGAAACCCTAGATCGAATTCGCCTTGGAGATAAACCTAGCCTAAGCCGCGAGACACATTGTAACATCTATTTGTATAATCAACAATAGCAGAAGGAGGAAGTAGGGCTTTACCTCCAAATTAGTCGATTAGCTGGTCGGCTGTTAATTGATCGATCGACGGCTTGAAATTTCTAAAATTGCGTATTTTTTGGAAAGTTGATTTAAAAATCGTTATTAACCTTGCTAGAAGGAGAGAGAGAAAACACTATAAACGTTGCCATTAAACCTTCTCCGCCCAAAAAAACATTATAAACCTTGCcagaaggagagaaaaaaaaagcGAAGTTTAATCGCGTGTGGACTGAATACAGCTGCAATATGCACCAGAGTTTGACGAGATCGCCTTCGTTGTGGAAATTGCAACTGGGACAGAAACGTCGCGAGTTTGGTCCGTGCAGGCACCGGAGACTCGACAGGATCGCGGCCACGCGACAGGGCCGGTCCATAGATGTCGGGGGCCCTAGGGCGAAACGACACAAAGGGCCCCTTGTTCATAGTGGCTAAGCTTTTCTAGGGCGGGGGCAATGGCCCCCTACTCTGAAAAATTTCTTAAAGATATTTATTTATACTAAATTTATATATATTACTTAAAGTTTAAACATGATTGGTGTTCTAGGCCCCTTAACTATCTCGGTCAAGCTTCACCACTTgatcacacacacaaaaaaaacttaaaaaaatattattattcaACAAGATAAATATAAGGGTAATGCAAtaacaaactaaataatatttacatttgaaagatccaTAATCTTCAGAATATTGGTGAAGACGTTTGAAACTATTTATTTCTACTTGTGTACATGTGTATTGTTTGCGAGAAATAGATCAGAGAAAAAAAATTATGAGGGTTGGTGTTGT contains the following coding sequences:
- the LOC124661703 gene encoding ER lumen protein-retaining receptor erd-2.2-like; translated protein: MRPARRPMGVVVAWVRRQPPKVKAFLAVVAGMAALVFIRFIVHDHDNLFVAAEAAHALGIGVLIYKLTKERTCAGLSLKSQELTALFLAVRLYCSFVMEYDIHTILDSATLVATLFVIYMIRFRLRATYMLEKDNFPLYYVVVPCFVLAFFSHPSTSHFMVNRICWAFCVYLEAVSVLPQLRLMQNTKIVEPFTAHYVFALGVARFLSCAHWVLQVLDTRGRLLTALGYGMWPSMVLLSEIVQTFILADFCYYYVKSVVGGQLVLRLPSGVV